Proteins co-encoded in one Dyella japonica A8 genomic window:
- a CDS encoding DUF2147 domain-containing protein → MRFVNAYLSSGWRRWVGLALLWVGCCGVAFAQTPQDDGTPASAIEGDWLVASRDAIIRIEAQGDTFIGTIVWQLHDTYGPEDGPELNGKIVTDRHNPDPALRSRPLTGLRLLWGLHYDADAQAWVDGFVYNADNGKQYHCEVHVPAPDRLVLRGYIGIPLLGGSTTWTRTHEPFPAAATRVHPVQ, encoded by the coding sequence ATGCGCTTCGTGAATGCTTATCTCTCTTCGGGTTGGCGCCGCTGGGTAGGGCTGGCCCTCTTGTGGGTGGGGTGCTGTGGCGTGGCCTTCGCGCAGACGCCGCAGGATGACGGCACGCCTGCCTCGGCCATCGAGGGCGACTGGCTGGTCGCGAGCCGTGACGCCATCATCCGCATCGAGGCGCAAGGCGACACGTTCATCGGCACCATTGTGTGGCAGCTGCACGATACCTATGGGCCTGAGGATGGGCCTGAGCTCAACGGCAAGATTGTCACGGACCGCCACAATCCCGATCCTGCCCTGCGCTCGCGCCCTCTCACCGGGCTGCGCCTGCTATGGGGCCTGCATTACGACGCCGATGCGCAGGCTTGGGTGGACGGCTTCGTCTACAACGCCGACAACGGCAAGCAATACCACTGCGAAGTTCATGTGCCGGCGCCCGATCGGCTGGTGCTGCGCGGGTATATCGGCATCCCCCTGCTGGGTGGAAGCACGACCTGGACGCGCACGCATGAACCGTTTCCCGCGGCGGCCACCCGTGTCCATCCGGTGCAGTAA
- the shc gene encoding squalene--hopene cyclase, with translation MTDTPASAASFAPPHLRQPQHTSDRIDQAIERARRALMDRQQANGHWCFEFETDCTISSEYILMMHFIDDIDDVLQEKLARYIRLKQRLDTHGGWPLYHDGALDVSCTVKAYYALKAAGDSPDAPHMRRAREALLSRGGAAKSNVFTRILLAMFGQVPWRAAPYVPVEIMLFPRWAPFHLDKVSYWARATMVPLFILCSMKAQARNPRKIGIPELFVTPPDEERHYFATTTFISKLFLVLDKVGRACDPLMPASLRRKAIKRAEEWFLPRLNGDDGLGAIFPPMVNALEAMVLLGYAKDHPARATCLKSLQKLIVHRDDGTAFCQPCVSPVWDTGWAAMALLRASPDAATQDAVTRALEWLAPLQELELKGDWAVQAPDVPPGGWAFQYANAYYPDLDDTAVVAGLLHVAVRGTPREGMYRDRIERAADWLIGMQSDNGGFAAFDRNNTHYHINEIPFADHGAMLDPPTEDVSGRVLAFLGVIDRPQDKPAIERCIAYLRGTQLPDGSYWGRWGTNYIYGTWSVLAGLALVGEDMQQPWIRRSVQWLMAKQHADGGWGETNDTYFDAQLRGTNGGASTAHSTAWALLGLFAAGEHASDAARRGIQWLLDHQQPPGEMEADLWYHPSFNAPGFPRVFFLKYHGYTAYFPLWALTRYRQLLARSQPAQ, from the coding sequence ATGACGGATACGCCTGCCTCTGCCGCCTCCTTCGCCCCGCCCCACTTGCGTCAGCCGCAGCACACATCCGACCGCATCGACCAGGCCATCGAGCGCGCACGCCGCGCGCTCATGGACCGGCAGCAGGCGAATGGGCACTGGTGCTTCGAGTTCGAAACGGACTGCACCATCTCGTCCGAATACATCCTGATGATGCACTTCATCGACGACATCGACGATGTGCTGCAGGAAAAGCTGGCGCGATACATCAGGCTCAAGCAACGACTCGACACGCATGGCGGCTGGCCGCTGTACCACGATGGCGCGCTCGATGTGTCGTGCACGGTAAAGGCCTATTACGCGCTCAAGGCCGCCGGCGATTCACCCGATGCGCCGCACATGCGCCGCGCGCGCGAGGCCCTGCTGTCCCGGGGCGGCGCCGCGAAGAGCAATGTCTTCACCCGCATCCTGCTCGCCATGTTCGGCCAGGTGCCGTGGCGGGCCGCACCCTATGTGCCGGTGGAGATCATGCTGTTTCCGCGCTGGGCGCCCTTCCATCTCGACAAGGTGTCGTACTGGGCGCGCGCCACCATGGTGCCGCTCTTCATCCTCTGCTCGATGAAGGCGCAGGCAAGGAACCCTCGCAAGATCGGCATTCCCGAATTGTTCGTGACGCCACCCGATGAGGAGCGCCACTACTTCGCCACCACCACCTTCATCAGCAAGCTGTTCCTCGTGCTGGACAAGGTAGGGCGCGCCTGCGATCCGCTGATGCCCGCGTCGCTGCGGCGCAAGGCCATCAAGCGCGCGGAGGAATGGTTCCTGCCGCGATTGAATGGCGACGACGGCCTGGGCGCCATCTTCCCGCCCATGGTCAATGCGCTGGAGGCGATGGTGTTGCTTGGCTACGCCAAGGATCACCCCGCGCGCGCCACCTGCCTGAAGTCGCTGCAGAAGCTGATCGTGCATCGCGACGACGGCACGGCGTTCTGCCAACCCTGCGTGTCGCCGGTGTGGGACACGGGCTGGGCGGCGATGGCGCTGCTGCGGGCGTCGCCCGATGCCGCCACGCAGGATGCCGTGACGCGGGCACTGGAATGGCTGGCGCCCCTGCAGGAACTTGAACTCAAGGGCGACTGGGCCGTCCAGGCACCCGACGTTCCACCGGGCGGCTGGGCCTTCCAGTACGCCAACGCCTATTACCCGGACCTTGACGACACCGCCGTGGTCGCCGGCCTGCTGCATGTCGCCGTGCGGGGCACACCGCGCGAAGGCATGTATCGCGACCGCATCGAACGTGCGGCCGACTGGCTGATCGGCATGCAATCGGACAACGGCGGGTTTGCCGCTTTCGACCGCAACAACACGCACTACCACATCAACGAGATCCCCTTCGCCGACCACGGCGCGATGCTCGACCCGCCAACGGAAGATGTGTCCGGACGCGTACTGGCCTTCCTTGGCGTAATCGACCGCCCGCAGGACAAGCCCGCCATCGAGCGGTGCATCGCCTACCTGCGCGGCACACAGCTGCCTGACGGTTCGTACTGGGGGCGCTGGGGCACCAACTACATCTATGGCACATGGTCAGTGTTGGCAGGCCTGGCACTGGTCGGCGAGGACATGCAACAACCGTGGATCCGCCGGTCCGTTCAATGGCTCATGGCGAAACAGCACGCCGACGGCGGCTGGGGCGAAACCAACGACACTTATTTTGATGCACAGCTGCGCGGCACCAACGGCGGCGCAAGCACCGCACACAGCACGGCCTGGGCCTTGCTTGGCCTGTTCGCCGCCGGCGAGCACGCCTCCGACGCAGCACGGCGCGGCATCCAGTGGCTGCTCGACCATCAGCAACCACCGGGCGAGATGGAGGCGGATCTCTGGTACCACCCCAGCTTCAACGCCCCCGGATTTCCCCGCGTGTTTTTCCTGAAGTACCACGGCTACACCGCTTACTTTCCCTTATGGGCACTCACCCGCTATCGCCAACTGCTTGCGCGCTCGCAGCCAGCCCAGTGA
- the hpnJ gene encoding hopanoid biosynthesis associated radical SAM protein HpnJ: MRATTRHRGILDDVVDSAMNNSLRNELQELGNPMKTLFLQAPSFDGFDGGAGSRYQAKREIKSFWYPTWLAQPAALVPGSRVLDAPVEELSVEETLSIAGVYDLVIIHTSTPSFPTDAKFAELLKALHPDILIGMVGAKVAVEPDASLLASAAIDFVAREEFDYTCKEVAEGRAFKDIAGISYKLADGSVQHNPSRATIEHMDDLPFVAPIYKRDLKIDRYFIGYLMHPYVSIYTGRGCRSKCTFCLWPQTVGGHRYRVRSAANVLAEAKWIKENMPEVRELMFDDDTFTDSSNMERVHEIARGLHAMGWTWSCNAKANVPYESLKIMKDNGLRLLLVGYESGDDQILHNIKKGLRTDIARTFTENCRKLGITVHGTFILGLPGETKETIARTIEYAKEINPHTIQVSLAAPYPGTTLYKQAIENGWLEENTSAHLVNDKGVQLAMISYPHLSKEEIFHGVETFYRSFYFRPSKIWEIVKEMAGSWEMTKRRLREGVEFFRFLRAHEA, encoded by the coding sequence ATGCGCGCGACCACGCGCCATCGCGGTATCCTTGACGACGTGGTCGACAGTGCGATGAACAACTCGTTGCGGAATGAACTGCAGGAGCTTGGCAATCCCATGAAGACGCTTTTTCTGCAAGCCCCTTCGTTTGACGGTTTCGACGGTGGCGCTGGCTCCCGTTACCAGGCCAAACGGGAGATCAAGAGTTTCTGGTACCCCACCTGGCTGGCGCAGCCGGCCGCGCTGGTGCCCGGCTCACGCGTACTGGACGCCCCGGTGGAAGAGTTGTCGGTGGAAGAGACGCTCAGCATTGCCGGCGTGTACGACCTGGTGATCATCCACACCAGTACGCCCTCCTTCCCCACGGACGCGAAGTTTGCCGAGCTCCTGAAGGCACTCCACCCCGACATCCTCATCGGCATGGTGGGCGCCAAGGTCGCGGTGGAACCGGATGCCTCGCTGCTGGCATCGGCTGCCATCGATTTCGTGGCACGTGAAGAATTCGACTACACCTGCAAGGAAGTTGCCGAGGGTCGCGCGTTCAAGGACATCGCCGGCATCAGCTACAAGCTCGCCGACGGCAGCGTGCAGCACAATCCGTCGCGCGCCACCATCGAGCACATGGACGACCTGCCCTTCGTGGCGCCGATCTACAAGCGCGACCTGAAGATCGACCGGTATTTCATCGGCTACCTGATGCACCCGTATGTGTCGATCTACACCGGCCGCGGCTGCCGCTCCAAGTGCACGTTCTGCCTGTGGCCACAGACCGTGGGCGGCCATCGCTACCGCGTGCGTTCGGCCGCCAACGTGCTGGCCGAGGCGAAGTGGATCAAGGAGAACATGCCCGAGGTTCGCGAACTGATGTTCGACGACGACACCTTCACCGACAGCTCCAACATGGAGCGCGTGCACGAGATCGCGCGCGGCCTGCACGCCATGGGCTGGACCTGGAGCTGCAACGCCAAGGCAAACGTGCCGTACGAATCGCTGAAGATCATGAAGGACAACGGCCTGCGCCTGTTGCTGGTAGGCTACGAGTCGGGCGACGACCAGATCCTGCACAACATCAAGAAGGGCCTGCGCACCGATATCGCGCGCACCTTCACCGAGAACTGCCGCAAGCTCGGCATCACCGTGCATGGCACCTTCATCCTCGGCCTGCCGGGCGAAACCAAGGAAACCATCGCCCGCACCATCGAGTACGCCAAGGAGATCAACCCGCACACCATCCAGGTGTCGCTGGCCGCGCCCTATCCGGGCACCACGCTGTACAAGCAGGCCATCGAGAACGGCTGGCTGGAAGAAAACACCTCGGCGCACCTGGTCAACGACAAGGGCGTGCAGCTGGCCATGATCAGCTACCCGCACCTGTCCAAGGAAGAGATCTTCCACGGCGTGGAAACCTTCTACCGAAGCTTCTATTTCCGCCCGTCCAAGATCTGGGAGATCGTCAAGGAAATGGCCGGCAGCTGGGAAATGACCAAGCGCCGATTGCGCGAGGGCGTGGAGTTCTTCCGCTTCCTGCGTGCGCACGAGGCGTGA
- a CDS encoding phytoene/squalene synthase family protein codes for MPMFEAKQAAAIAPSNASAYQEAILPKVSRTFALTIPQLPPALRDVVANAYLLCRIADTIEDEPAFSAEEKGRYENAFVDAVTGHLDAREFAASIAPRFSDATSESERDLMSHLPLVLEITETFNPTQHEAIVECLRVMSQGMHDFQRVVGPQGLETLRDMDRYCYHVAGVVGEMLTKLLVDFEPELAAQSRTLMRLAISFGQGLQMTNILKDQWEDRSHGVCWLPHDVFARYGVELRDLTPGRQDAHYADAMIELIGVAHAHLCRAVEYTLIVPARHAGFRRFCLWSIGLAVLTLRNLQDRLDFSSGTQVKVSRAAVAQTIGLTRLTDKYDPAVRFLFGAAARKLPLTPLAPEWDMPQARHAAWPWRRASHLKNARSL; via the coding sequence ATGCCCATGTTCGAAGCGAAACAAGCTGCTGCGATCGCCCCGAGCAACGCCAGCGCTTACCAGGAAGCGATACTTCCCAAGGTGTCACGAACGTTTGCGTTGACGATTCCGCAGTTGCCACCGGCGCTGCGCGATGTCGTCGCCAATGCGTACCTGTTGTGCCGCATCGCCGACACCATCGAGGACGAACCCGCCTTCAGCGCGGAGGAAAAGGGACGCTACGAGAACGCCTTCGTCGATGCCGTGACCGGCCACCTCGACGCACGCGAATTCGCCGCCAGCATCGCGCCAAGGTTCTCCGACGCCACGTCGGAAAGCGAACGCGACCTGATGTCCCACCTGCCACTGGTGCTGGAGATCACCGAGACGTTCAACCCCACGCAACACGAAGCCATCGTGGAATGCCTGCGCGTCATGTCGCAGGGCATGCACGACTTCCAGCGCGTCGTCGGCCCGCAAGGCCTGGAGACGCTGCGCGACATGGACCGCTACTGCTACCACGTCGCCGGCGTGGTCGGCGAAATGCTCACCAAGCTGCTGGTCGATTTCGAACCGGAACTCGCAGCGCAGTCACGCACGCTGATGCGCCTGGCCATTTCGTTCGGCCAGGGACTGCAGATGACCAACATCCTCAAGGACCAGTGGGAAGATCGCAGCCACGGCGTGTGCTGGCTCCCCCACGACGTCTTCGCGCGTTACGGCGTGGAACTGAGGGATCTCACCCCCGGCCGGCAGGACGCACACTACGCCGACGCCATGATCGAACTGATCGGCGTGGCGCACGCGCACCTGTGCCGCGCCGTGGAATACACCCTCATCGTGCCCGCGCGCCACGCCGGCTTCCGCCGGTTCTGCCTGTGGAGCATCGGCCTGGCCGTGCTCACGCTGCGCAACCTGCAGGATCGCCTCGACTTCTCGTCGGGCACCCAGGTCAAGGTATCCCGCGCGGCAGTGGCCCAGACCATTGGACTGACGCGCCTTACCGACAAGTACGATCCTGCCGTCCGCTTCCTGTTCGGCGCCGCCGCGCGCAAGCTGCCGCTCACGCCACTGGCGCCGGAGTGGGACATGCCGCAGGCACGCCATGCGGCATGGCCATGGCGAAGGGCATCGCATCTGAAAAACGCCCGTTCGCTATGA
- the idi gene encoding isopentenyl-diphosphate Delta-isomerase — translation MVSFQDEPLVLVDEHDRETGFLDKASAHHGQGTLHRAFSLFVFNAHGELLLQQRAEGKRLWPGYWSNTCCSHPRRGEMMETAIQRRLGEELGMACEFQFQFKFQYQAQFDADGAENELCWVYAGRSDAAPVANIHEIAALRYIAPDALDREIAGHPERFTPWFKIEWDRLRREHAHVFAPPATLAS, via the coding sequence GTGGTTTCCTTTCAGGACGAGCCCCTGGTGCTGGTCGACGAGCACGACCGCGAAACCGGTTTCCTCGACAAGGCGTCCGCCCATCATGGGCAGGGCACGCTGCACCGTGCCTTTTCACTGTTCGTGTTCAATGCGCATGGTGAATTGCTGCTGCAGCAGCGCGCCGAAGGCAAGCGCCTGTGGCCGGGTTACTGGTCGAACACTTGTTGCAGCCATCCTCGCCGTGGCGAAATGATGGAGACGGCCATCCAGCGCCGGCTCGGCGAGGAATTGGGCATGGCCTGCGAATTCCAGTTCCAGTTCAAGTTCCAGTACCAGGCGCAATTCGACGCCGACGGTGCGGAGAACGAGCTCTGCTGGGTCTATGCTGGCCGCAGCGATGCGGCGCCTGTCGCCAACATCCATGAGATCGCGGCGCTGCGATACATCGCGCCGGATGCGCTCGATCGCGAGATCGCCGGGCACCCGGAGCGCTTCACGCCCTGGTTCAAGATCGAATGGGACCGGTTGCGGCGCGAGCATGCGCATGTGTTCGCGCCGCCGGCCACTCTGGCGTCCTGA
- the hpnK gene encoding hopanoid biosynthesis-associated protein HpnK, translating to MTASPASSRPRLIVTADDFGLHAAVNQAVERAFLDGVLRATSLMVTAPAAADAVARARRLPGLAVGLHLVLADGPSALPPSRIPALVDARGQFGNHMARDGVRFFFLPHVRRQLAEEIRAQFEAFAATGLPLDHVNAHKHFHLHPTVLSLILSIGRDYGLRAVRWPAEPGSGPWLKPWLALMRHRLRRAGMLSNDHVFGIHQTGGMDEQALLDVVQRLPDGLSEVYLHPATHGELTPAMADYRHADELAALLSPRVRQAVEERCQLCHGFSDPAAA from the coding sequence ATGACTGCGTCACCCGCATCCTCGCGACCGCGACTGATTGTCACCGCGGACGATTTCGGCTTGCATGCCGCCGTCAACCAGGCGGTGGAGCGCGCCTTCCTCGACGGCGTGCTGCGCGCGACCAGCCTGATGGTGACGGCACCGGCCGCGGCCGATGCCGTGGCGCGCGCCAGGCGCCTGCCCGGCCTGGCCGTGGGCCTGCACCTGGTGCTCGCCGACGGGCCATCCGCGTTGCCGCCCTCGCGCATACCCGCACTGGTGGATGCGCGCGGCCAATTCGGCAACCATATGGCGCGCGACGGCGTGCGCTTCTTCTTCCTGCCGCATGTAAGGCGGCAACTGGCAGAGGAAATACGTGCGCAGTTCGAAGCGTTCGCGGCGACCGGCCTGCCACTGGACCACGTCAACGCGCACAAACATTTCCATCTCCATCCGACGGTGCTTTCCTTGATACTTTCCATTGGGCGCGACTACGGCTTGCGCGCCGTACGCTGGCCAGCCGAACCCGGCTCCGGCCCGTGGCTGAAACCCTGGCTTGCGCTGATGCGCCACCGCCTGCGCCGCGCGGGCATGCTTTCCAACGACCATGTCTTCGGCATCCACCAGACCGGCGGCATGGATGAACAGGCATTGCTCGACGTCGTGCAGCGCCTGCCCGACGGACTGAGCGAGGTTTACCTGCACCCGGCCACTCACGGGGAACTGACCCCGGCCATGGCCGACTACCGGCATGCCGATGAGCTGGCCGCCCTGCTGTCGCCGCGCGTGCGGCAGGCCGTGGAGGAACGCTGCCAGCTTTGCCACGGCTTCAGTGATCCGGCGGCGGCATGA
- a CDS encoding lysylphosphatidylglycerol synthase domain-containing protein produces MKYFVYIAGLLGLIAAIILVTHQNWSAIESAFNHAGWALLWLLPFHALPLLLDVLGWRALLAPCDPQRRAGTPFLFWVATVREACNRLLPVANVGGEIVGIRLVKWRGLEGAPVAASVIMEVLLTLVSQYIFVALGLLLLIGMAGHIGTLNSVIGAVAASLPLPLGLIWILRHGQLFSRLEAFAEKLLGGPSRFTELLDGARLDEEVRKLYAMPVRLAIACGWQVAGFVVGSFESWLALQLLGYPISVWDAIAIEATTQAVRHIIFFVPAGLGVQEGGLVLFGNIIGLPADAAIALSLVKRAREVGFGVPALLSWQWAEAHRFHRRWLSRRKPKLSEIP; encoded by the coding sequence ATGAAGTACTTCGTTTACATCGCCGGCCTGCTCGGCTTGATCGCCGCGATCATCCTGGTGACGCACCAGAACTGGTCCGCGATCGAGAGCGCGTTCAACCACGCAGGCTGGGCGCTGCTCTGGCTGTTGCCGTTCCATGCCCTGCCGCTGTTGCTGGACGTGCTCGGCTGGCGCGCACTGCTGGCACCCTGCGACCCGCAGCGCCGCGCCGGCACGCCCTTCCTGTTCTGGGTCGCCACCGTGCGCGAGGCATGCAACCGCCTGCTGCCCGTCGCCAATGTCGGCGGCGAGATCGTGGGCATCCGCCTGGTCAAATGGCGTGGACTGGAAGGCGCCCCGGTGGCGGCCAGCGTCATCATGGAAGTCCTGCTGACCCTGGTCAGCCAGTACATCTTCGTGGCGCTCGGCCTGTTGTTGCTGATCGGCATGGCGGGCCATATCGGCACGCTCAATTCGGTCATCGGCGCGGTCGCAGCCTCGCTCCCCTTGCCCCTTGGGTTGATCTGGATACTGCGCCACGGCCAACTGTTCTCGCGACTGGAAGCCTTCGCGGAAAAGCTGCTCGGCGGCCCCTCGCGCTTTACCGAACTGCTGGACGGCGCCCGACTGGACGAGGAAGTGCGCAAGCTCTACGCCATGCCCGTCCGCCTGGCCATCGCCTGTGGATGGCAGGTGGCCGGCTTCGTGGTGGGCAGTTTTGAAAGCTGGCTGGCGCTGCAGTTGCTGGGCTACCCCATCTCCGTGTGGGATGCCATCGCCATCGAAGCGACCACCCAGGCGGTGCGCCACATCATCTTCTTCGTCCCGGCGGGACTGGGCGTGCAGGAAGGTGGACTGGTGCTGTTCGGCAACATCATCGGCCTGCCGGCCGATGCCGCCATCGCGCTGTCACTGGTCAAGCGCGCGCGTGAAGTAGGCTTCGGGGTGCCCGCCCTGCTGTCGTGGCAATGGGCCGAGGCGCACCGGTTTCACCGCCGCTGGCTTTCGCGCCGCAAGCCCAAGCTTTCCGAGATCCCCTGA
- the hpnA gene encoding hopanoid-associated sugar epimerase: protein MTGATGFVGSAVARRLLREDHRVRVLARPGSDRRNLLGLDVEVVEGNLANAESLARICDGCDALFHVAADYRLWAPRPQELYQTNVEGTRALLDAARRAGVPRVVYTSSVATLGIPRDGTPGDETTAVSLADMVGHYKRSKFLAEQLVSEYAAQGLPVVIVNPSTPIGPRDIKPTPTGRIVRDAMAGRMPAYVDTGLNVVHVDDVADGHWLAFAKGVVGQRYVLGGTNMSLRELLFEIADIVGRPPPRWRLPHGVVMPVAYVAEAWAKLSGRPPIATVEEVRMSRKRMFFTSAKAERELGYAAGPVRLALEDAVAWFSLHR, encoded by the coding sequence GTGACCGGAGCCACGGGCTTCGTCGGCTCAGCCGTCGCCCGGCGACTGCTGCGCGAAGATCATCGCGTGCGCGTGCTGGCCCGGCCGGGGTCCGACCGGCGCAACCTTCTGGGGTTGGACGTGGAGGTGGTGGAGGGCAACCTTGCCAATGCCGAGTCGCTGGCAAGGATTTGCGACGGCTGCGATGCGCTGTTCCACGTGGCGGCAGACTACCGCCTGTGGGCGCCGCGGCCGCAGGAGTTGTACCAGACCAATGTCGAAGGCACGCGCGCCCTGCTCGATGCTGCGCGGCGTGCCGGCGTGCCGCGCGTGGTCTATACGAGCAGCGTGGCGACGCTGGGCATTCCGAGGGACGGCACGCCCGGCGACGAAACGACAGCGGTGTCACTGGCCGACATGGTCGGTCACTACAAGCGGTCCAAATTCCTGGCCGAACAGCTGGTGAGCGAGTACGCCGCGCAGGGGCTGCCGGTGGTCATCGTCAACCCGTCGACCCCGATTGGTCCACGCGACATCAAGCCCACGCCGACGGGGCGCATCGTGCGTGACGCCATGGCGGGCCGCATGCCGGCCTATGTGGATACCGGGCTCAACGTCGTGCATGTGGATGACGTGGCGGACGGGCACTGGCTGGCTTTCGCGAAAGGCGTGGTGGGGCAGCGCTATGTCCTTGGTGGCACCAACATGAGCCTGCGCGAGTTGTTGTTTGAAATCGCCGACATCGTGGGCCGTCCGCCGCCGCGCTGGCGGCTGCCGCATGGGGTGGTCATGCCGGTGGCGTACGTGGCCGAAGCGTGGGCGAAGCTCAGCGGCAGGCCGCCCATCGCCACGGTGGAAGAGGTGCGCATGTCGCGCAAGCGCATGTTCTTCACCAGCGCCAAGGCGGAGCGTGAACTGGGTTACGCGGCGGGGCCGGTGCGGCTGGCGCTGGAAGACGCGGTGGCGTGGTTCAGTCTGCACCGCTGA
- the hpnI gene encoding bacteriohopanetetrol glucosamine biosynthesis glycosyltransferase HpnI, with the protein MPPHPADISPLSWFGIALALCATAYACLSLWAWFRCERLSKHRRADVNDQASLPVSVLKPLHGAEPRLYENLRGFCEQQYADYELLFGVRDPEDPAIAVVQRLQREFPRLSMALVIDPMVHGANLKVSNLMNLFPHARHGWLVLADSDISVTPDYLARVTSPLNDPRVGIVTCLYHGVAGDTICARLGKLFIDDWFAPSVRVSHAFGSTRFAFGSTIALRRDALEAIGGFDALKDTLADDFWLGERTRELGMRTVLSDLMVGTDVSETRLASLWPHELRWLRTIRAISPTGFFFSVICLTWPLLALALCLSPSAPCLVLALLAGTARLARYAVAWRSAARSSRWRDAWLTPFRDTLLLVEWAGALIHWRVKWRGQDLHARDHAPSRYP; encoded by the coding sequence ATGCCGCCTCATCCTGCCGATATATCGCCGCTGTCCTGGTTTGGCATCGCACTGGCCCTGTGCGCCACGGCCTATGCCTGCCTGAGCCTCTGGGCCTGGTTCCGCTGCGAACGCCTGAGCAAGCATCGGCGAGCGGATGTGAACGATCAGGCAAGCCTTCCGGTCAGCGTCCTCAAGCCACTGCATGGCGCCGAGCCGCGGCTCTACGAGAACCTCCGGGGCTTCTGCGAGCAGCAATACGCGGACTATGAACTGCTCTTCGGAGTGCGCGACCCGGAGGATCCGGCCATCGCCGTGGTGCAGCGGCTGCAGCGCGAGTTTCCACGGCTATCCATGGCTCTGGTGATCGACCCCATGGTGCACGGTGCCAACCTCAAGGTCAGCAACCTGATGAACCTGTTCCCGCACGCACGCCACGGTTGGCTGGTGCTGGCCGACAGCGACATCAGCGTGACACCGGACTATCTTGCGCGTGTCACGTCACCGTTGAACGATCCGCGCGTAGGCATCGTGACCTGCCTCTACCATGGCGTAGCGGGCGACACGATCTGCGCCCGGCTGGGCAAGCTGTTCATCGACGACTGGTTCGCGCCTTCGGTGCGTGTGTCGCACGCGTTCGGCTCCACGCGCTTCGCGTTCGGCTCCACCATCGCGCTGCGGCGCGACGCACTGGAAGCCATCGGCGGCTTCGACGCCCTGAAGGACACACTGGCTGACGATTTCTGGCTGGGCGAGCGCACGCGCGAGCTGGGCATGCGCACCGTGCTCAGCGACCTGATGGTAGGCACCGACGTCAGCGAAACGCGGCTCGCCAGCCTCTGGCCGCACGAACTTCGCTGGTTGCGCACCATCCGGGCGATATCGCCGACCGGCTTCTTCTTCAGCGTCATCTGCCTTACCTGGCCCTTGCTGGCGCTGGCCTTGTGCCTTTCACCCTCCGCGCCCTGCTTGGTGCTCGCCCTGCTGGCCGGCACGGCGCGCCTGGCGCGTTACGCCGTTGCCTGGCGGAGCGCCGCAAGATCCTCCCGTTGGCGGGACGCCTGGCTCACCCCTTTCCGCGACACGCTATTGCTGGTGGAATGGGCGGGTGCGCTGATCCACTGGCGCGTGAAATGGCGTGGCCAGGATTTGCATGCGCGCGACCACGCGCCATCGCGGTATCCTTGA